From Serinus canaria isolate serCan28SL12 chromosome 26, serCan2020, whole genome shotgun sequence, one genomic window encodes:
- the GPR37L1 gene encoding G-protein coupled receptor 37-like 1, with product MSRQILRVSGVVDLPSLAAVPSPGRWVTSRGLGSPPAAALSCPALPGRPEPRPEPERAAVPGAQGLRRSQRAPERGTMASPPPPLLLLLLLLLAPGAAGTRGRAGPGSTGHGQAADSAPVPGGRERQRRGTEEDSKSVQQYVPGVRVEFPRPLGSGSLQPTRALLPSSTDPSERQPGVPTERDGAEPRANLSTVSDRRLQMHNPLYPVTESSYSAYAVVFLSLVVFTVGIVANLSVMCIVWHNYYMKSAWNSILASLAFWDFLILFFCLPVVIFNEITKKRLLGDVSCRIVPFMEVSSLGVTTFSLCALGIDRFHAATSPQASTRPIEQCQSIIAKLAVIWVGSMTLSVPEILLWQLARDTSPVSGVMTEFCTMKPSSNLPESIYSLVLTYQNARMWWYFGCYFCLPVLFTVSCQLVTRRVRGPDKKSESRGAKQGQSEGHLNCTIIALTIIYGLCTTPENVCNIVVAYMSPDVSKQTLDLLNLINQFFLFFKCSVTPVLLLCLCRPLGQAFMDCCCCCCEGCGPDTTSSEGSADSKLKTEMSSSIFFDKPRETPPPLLALGTPC from the exons ATGTCGAGGCAAATACTGAGGGTGTCGGGGGTTGTGGACCTGCCCAGTCTGGCCGCTGTCCCATCTCCCGGGCGGTGGGTGACCAGCAGAGGGCTCGGCTCCCCTCCCGCCGCCGCTTTATCCTGCCCAGCGCTGCCCGGGCGCCCAGAGCCGCGGCCGGAGCCGGAGCGAGCGGCCGTGCCCGGAGCGCAGGGGCTGCGCCGCTCCCAGAGGGCACCGGAGCGGGGCACGATGGCATCGCCACCGCcaccgctgctgctgctgctgctgctgctgctggccccgGGGGCCGCGGGGAcgcggggcagggctggcccggGCAGCACCGGGCATGGGCAGGCTGCGGATAGCGCCCCGGTGCCgggggggagggagaggcagcGCCGGGGCACGGAGGAGGACTCCAAGTCGGTGCAGCAGTACGTGCCGGGGGTGCGGGTGGAGTTCCCGCGGCCCCTGGGCTCCGGCAGCCTGCAGCCCACCAGggccctgctgccttccagcactGACCCGTCGGAGCGGCAGCCGGGGGTCCCCACGGAGCGGGACGGGGCCGAGCCCCGAGCCAACCTCAGCACCGTGTCCGACAGGCGGCTGCAGATGCACAACCCGCTGTACCCGGTGACCGAGAGCTCCTACAGCGCCTACGCTGTCGTGTTCCTGTCCCTCGTCGTCTTCACCGTGGGCATCGTGGCCAACCTGTCCGTGATGTGCATCGTGTGGCACAACTACTACATGAAGAGTGCCTGGAACTCCATCCTGGCCAGCCTGGCTTTCTGGGACTTCCTCATCCTCTTCTTCTGCCTGCCCGTGGTCATCTTCAACGAGATCACCAAGAAGAGGCTGCTGGGGGACGTGTCCTGTCGCATTGTGCCCTTCATGGAG GTCTCATCACTGGGAGTCACCACCTTCAgcctctgtgccctgggcatCGACCGGTTCCACGCAGCCACCAGCCCCCAGGCCAGCACGCGGCCCATCGAGCAGTGCCAGTCCATCATCGCCAAGCTGGCCGTCATCTGGGTGGGCTCCATGACACTGTCAGTGCCCGAgatcctgctctggcagctggcacGGGACACGTCGCCCGTGTCCGGCGTGATGACCGAGTTCTGCACCATGAAGCCCTCGTCCAACCTGCCCGAGTCCATCTACTCGCTGGTGCTCACCTACCAGAACGCCCGCATGTGGTGGTACTTCGGCTGCTACTTCTGCCTGCCCGTGCTCTTCACCGTCAGCTGCCAGCTGGTGACGCGGCGCGTCCGCGGCCCCGACAAGAAGAGCGAGAGCCGGGGTGCCAAGCAGGGCCAGAGCGAGGGCCACCTCAACTGCACCATCATCGCCCTGACCATCATCTACGGGCTCTGCACCACCCCCGAGAACGTCTGCAACATCGTGGTGGCCTACATGTCCCCCGACGTGTCCAAGCAGACCTTGGATCTGCTCAACCTCATCAACCAGTTCTTCCTGTTCTTTAAGTGCTCGGTGACGCCCGTCCTGCTCCTGTGTCTCTGTCGTCCCCTGGGCCAGGCTTTCAtggactgctgctgctgctgctgcgagGGCTGCGGCCCCGACACCACCTCCAGCGAGGGCAGCGCCGACAGCAAGCTCAAAACCGAGATGTCCTCCTCCATCTTCTTTGACAAGCCCCGGGAGACTCCCCCGCCCCTGCTGGCCCTTGGCACCCCATGCTAA